The Ipomoea triloba cultivar NCNSP0323 chromosome 14, ASM357664v1 region gtacatttcatttatttttttttatagaaagtAGGTTTGAcaacacacgcacacacacacaaaagtgggctgccacctataaatatatgacaaaaatagaattaagtcAAATTATTTGTTCACATTGCCATTATTTGAGTGCATGCACATTActataatttgtaaaaatttataataagtttcattaatatttaaaataccAAAAGATGATGTGCATAATTACAACAACATACGAGATCATGCCCTTAAGTCCCTTAACCCCCACCACCcctccaaaaaaaatttaaaaaaaaaatcatgaatcCTCATTTTCATTTGTTAGAAATTCTCaaaattgccaaagaccttgtggtctagtagcacccggtttacactctcacattgATGGGAGTGGTTCGAGCCTcttttgactctttatgcttcattaggttgagaaagtagttacgaacagatactacattgttcAAACTTATTAATTAGTACATGTAATATTCAACACTCTCTTAATTAGTCAAACTTGTCGCACGAGATCTTCCTTAATTCGTTACAAGTTATTACAAAATACGATTCCCCGTTGCACAAAAAACTTGAAATTTACGTACGGCAAGACATAGAAATATCTGTCGTCTATGTAGCTCACGGGAACATAAAAGGGTCCGATCACAGTAAGAGTCTTGTTTTTATTCTCCTCAATAATCCAACTTTTGCTTTACTGAATTATTATTTGGTATAAAAATTGTGCCAAATTTTcactacccaaaaaaaaaaaaaaaaaagtgaataaaacTTTTGACTGCTAAAGATGCTACATATGCATCTCTTCCCCTCTGATTTATCACCAAtgaattgaactttaatttatgtgcataaaatataaattattagcATATAACAACAATTATTTTTGCAGGAATAGACATAACAAAATCTCATGTGTTCGCGTCAAGGGCGGAcccaaataaaatttattagtgGTCAACATGATTTGTAAAATTCgacataacaaaatatgaagagtaagaaattatttttttatgaggGCGATCCaagaattttgttttcatttcaaAATAGTAATTATCATGGAAAAAAgcaaacaattatatataaattgatagCTATTATGCAATActaaaaagaatagaaaattgtactttttgtccctaagttataaggtaattgtagcATTGTTTGTCTTTACTTGTTGGTTGTGCTCACTTCTCAtccttaagttataattgacgttgcaaatttcgttcttttaatcttttctaTCAGGTTGTGTTGACTTTCTATCCCTAaactataaaggaaaaagggtcaaatacacaCTCAAACTTTAGGTAAAAGGTTAATTAGACcttaaacttttgaaagttgcaattaaatccacaaacaagttattttggagcaatcaAACCACTAACCTGTTGATGACATGCAATTGCATGTCAACTAGGGTTTCGGCTAACTCCGACGAACCTTCAACAAATATCTAACCAAATTTCGACAAGCTAGGTAAAAAATCGACGACCGGAGAACGTCACGGTCACGAGTCTCATTctgccggagaaggcgaccaacttggtcatcactttctcCGATCGACGTAGATTGCGACCAGTTTgagggtgtgtgtgtgtgtatatatatatctataatcAAGTGCGAACAGGTGTCAACGTGCGAACCTGCGAACTATTAAAAATCTTTCCAGCCAGGTGGCTCATGGTACATCTCATACACTAAAGAAagggaataaatattttaatcatcATTTGAGGAATTGAATTGAGTCAGACTATCGAGTGAAACAGAATTGTCGCAAATCATCTACCAGAAAAGTATTAGATGAATTCTGAATTTAGATactttttaatcaaaataaaatctCAAACCTTAGTGATATGATGTAGTGATTGTTatacattatgtttttttaaaagtaatacaGTTACTTACAATCACACTAATAAAACTTCTTACTATCTTATTTGTTCAAATCACAAATTATGTTGGGTGGTACAAAACACacttaaattttgttattattgttgttatttcatttttctttgtgCATAAGTTAGCACCTACTCAAGTAATAAGACAATCTTATGTTATGTTTGGTACATTAGATTGAATGAATTCGACTAGCAATCTCATGCCCTAATCTTGTGATTGTTAAGCTTTAACTTTCTCTAATCCTAACCATTCAAATTGATATTATACGGCAAAGATGAAATTGTTAGTCTTTATATTATCCATTTTTAACCAACCTACTCCTCAATAGTGAGGTTTATAATATACTAACTTTACAACTAACCATCGGCCCACTAGTTCTTCAACTTTAACACCAATGTTACTTGAACTCAACAATGCCACTAGCATATATCAACTTTATATTTCTAACTACAtctacataatatgttaattgcatatatataatatgttaattgtagtacGGACATGGCATAttaactaaaaatacataatatatatgttaattgtaagtacataatttgaatgtcttTTTGAACAGTGTCCACAATGCAAGATGAATCTTAATTCATGGTATATTCCGCTACAAGTGTTACCCAACCAATTCCCCTACAAACATTGATATCAGCGTCAGCTTTGGGCAGGCTttctcactatatatatatatatatatatatatatatatatatatatagggccaGGTTGTCGTGCAGACAGACAGTGCTTTCCGTGCAGTcacgcaccattaggtacgtaTAAATGCATCACAAAGTGtttgaaaatgcaccattattaggtgttttttttgtgtgtggtgcattttcgaaGACTATGTAGTGCATTTATGAatacctaatggtgcaatcTGCATCGACCACACGGGAAGCCCTGTATATCTCTGTTTGTGTGTGAttcaactatcaatttaaacttttagttgagacgaaGCACatccttcaatttgatatcaaaaCCAACCCCATGCGAATTTCCACGCCACTCAGACTATGGTCCACGTACGCGCAGTTCAACTACCAGCTCGATCTCAAACTCTTAATTAAGATAAAACGCTTCATATCATTCAATTCTCACCATCTCGGCCCACCCACCTCGGTCGAACTCGCCCAATTACACTAAAATATACTAATTCAAATGTACAATTCTTTGGAACTACAAACATCATTTTCTGCAGACAAGAAAGAGTTACATTTTGGTCCCATGAGGGGATGCATTTGGGTAAGATGATGGTTGGAGTGTCAAAGTCTACATGATGACTACTACTTCACAAGCATATATATCCTTCATGTGAAGTGAACCCTTCAACATCTATCTATGCTCTTTAAAGATAAAACAATTAACCACACAACTTAAGTGCTGAAAATGTCGGTAACGTATTTGCTTATCTCATTGCGTATTAGAGTTGGATAGATTTCTTGATCAGGCGATAGTGTCGAACCCGTAACCTAACTCTGATACGACTTATTAGGATCAATCACtacataaaaattataacttgTAACAAaggtgtaattttattttttataccgCAACACACTTTTGAGAGTCAAGATGCTGAACTTGATCCTTTACCAGCCTCcgtccaacaatcccctagctaCATGGTGCTGGACTTCGATCCCCGCCCAAGAAATAGTTTCACTCAAACCAAACATATTTTGAGCCATTATTTTCTAAGATATTATGCCTCAATAAGTATTACTCAAAATTCTCTAATTGCCAATATAAAATTCGAATGTCACTTAAAGAGCAATTAATTTAAGTCAATAAGACAATTTTACATGTTTGAAAGtagcaataaataaataaataaataaataatagtatgTGTTAACtttgtaatttaattagtaTGTATTTAAAACCTTACCAAAAATCATTGAACTATGGATGTCAATCTTAAGCCGAAACGAATGGGATGGGCCGATAAGATTGAAAAGTTGTAGGATTAAAGCTGATAAATTTTAGCTCGATAAAAACTAGCTCGGTAAGCCAAAAATCGATGAGCTCGGTGGCTTGGAAGGGCTAGCCCAAAATTTAGTGAGCTAGCCCTATAGCCCAATCCACTTAAAGTCATTCTTTATTTCACAAGTCATGTGAAACAAAACATACAATGAGTTTATATGTAAGCttatctttagtattttttttaattaaatttttaatatatttattaaaaaaaatattttaaatctagtaaaaaaaaatcgatAAGTCCAAACTAAAACCCGAAAACCCAATAAGGCTAGCCCAATTGACATCTCTACATTGAACATGTCATAGCTATGCtcctttttattatttgaatctCAAACTTGACAGCCCTTCATCGATCCTGCTCAGGAGACTAGTCAGCATCTGTCAATTGCAGGAGACTAGTCAGCGTCTGTCAATTGAAACACATTCTATGATTTACCTCCTTCACCAATCGTTTTCTATCTTAATAACAAGAGACGTGAAGAACCCTTAAGTTTAGCTGTTTAGGACCCAAACTTAAGGTGGCAAATAGCTATGACCCAACACATTCAAAAACCAATGCTTACCTTGTTTAGTTATTTTCATAcctcattaaaaagaaaaatgcaggaTTGAATAAAAAGAACACAAAAAAGGAACATAACAAAATCCTTCAAGTACAATATCTCTCTGTGTATGCCAGTTTTTTGCCAGAAACAAAGATGTTAGAGCTGAACAAACTAAAGACTTGATCAAACTTCTCTTAGAGCTTAAAAAGAGGAGAGAGCCATTTAGTCCcctctccattttttttttacctatttCATCCTTTCCTCGCGAAAATTCCAGTCATTCCTCACAACTCTCTTCTAGTTCAGTACCTCGACGAGACCCTGAAACTACTCCATACAtatttttgtccttttttttttattttggacaAATTTTATTAGCTTTTTCGTTGAAATAAATACCTCGTATCTAGCTCTCTCGTCGGGTGAAGAAAGTTACTAAGATCGGTGGGGGGCATTGAACAGAACCATCAACTTGTGGTTCAACTTGTCCCAGTCCCAGGACTGTATATCAGGGGACGTAACAGCTGCTCCCACGCCCAGTAAGACCACGATGAGGGCCAAACTCTTCAAGCATGCGTGTCCACGAGACAGCCTTCCCAGCAAAACCTTGCAGTACTTGTCAGCGTCTTTAAGCAGTGATTGAAGTGTAGCATTGACTCCTTCGCTTAGTGCTTTCTCATTCTACAGAAGTTTGACCAAGAATAAGAATTCAGATAAAATGGCTATATATAGAAACTTATGAAGTGGGGTTCAAGGATTAGCCACGTGGTAGGCCAAGTCCCTCTCCAGGCATTGAATTCCaataaccccccccccccccccaaatctCCTCAACCGTcacaaaatatagatatatatgaaGTAATGGCAACACAAATGTATCTGTGCCAAGCTTGGCAACAGCAACTTGCACAAGAATAACGAAGGAACACGGTAGAGATGTCAACGGGTGGGTGGGGGCGGGGGGTATACCCTGTCCCCATCCCCATGGGGATTATCTAGGGACCGGGAATCCCCTACCCCgtttataacttataaaaaagattaaaaatttaaaaaataaaaaaataaatagctCATATATATTCATCTTCAACTTAAAGCACAATTAAGtaatttacaattaaacatgcTATCAAAAGATGCATTTCACAAGTACGACATACAATCCCAAGAatgcttctaaaattttatatgtgtgtgtgtgtgtgtggctATAATGCATAtagttatatatgtatattttcgtTGGAAGGGCGGCGAATTACAAATCCCCCACCCCCGCCCCCAATCCCCTATTTTCGTACCCGTCAGAGTGAGGGCCGGGAGTACGGGTACAACTAACATCCCTAGAACACGGGATGAAttaaatatatgcatatacatCAAGAAAAGTCCTACCTTGTTCCTGAAACCCTTGAGAGTTTCTCTGGCAACAACAAGAGAAGATTGATTTGCAGACAACACCCTCCACTCTTCTGTGAGCTTTCTCAAGGCAGCAACACTTGCTTCAATGTTATCCAGATATATCTTGTCCTGTACGAATTGAATTgaccattatattataattcgtTATTACAGGagtaaaaatataatctaaAGGGTGACATATAGACCATACCCACTGCTTGAAACACTCAGCATTTTGGGTCAAACACCATATAAATATGCTTGTCCCTTCCTTAGATAGTTCGGGAATACCTGTAAAGTAGCACATGTAAATACACGTAACTCGTTTCAGCCTGTCAGACATGAACCAAAACATGACAAGGAAGAGAATTTCTAGTCCAAGATACCTTCCCCAGCAGACTTGGTAGCAAATGAAAAGATCTGAAGTGACACTTGCTTCATTGCTTTGCTGCCAGGAGAACCAGCAAGAGCGATCTCTTTGAGAGTGGGATATATTTTCTCAAACCTTTCGGTAGCCTGACACATAAACGGAAAAGCACAAAAAGCAATGTGATTAAATTACTTAGTGCACACGGAAGACATTTGACACTACAAACTGCCATGCTCTCCATATGCAATTCCATTACTAACAAAGGttcataaagaaataaaatttagaaataaaataaaagctaAGTGACAGTGCCACAAGTTTCTAGATATAAATATTTCACATTCCTAATAATtctaattgcatgagtttatagtCTAACCACAAGTGTCAGATTCCTACCTTAACTCGTGCTGAAGAAGCAGGAAATGTCACTCTTAACAGCAAATCAAGTGCTGATGGTGGCACCAAACGCTCTCCCTTCCTAACAGCACCATTTACTAAAATACTGCGAGCTTTTGGGAAAGACAGAATCCTACAACCATGAAAATAAACACATTCAAATACCTTCACAACATCAAAAGTGAAAAACAGGAGCACAAACAAACCGGATTAGGAAACCAACCTTTCCACTGACTGCAAAATCATGTCCCTTGTCTGTGGATTAGATCCTGATTTGCCACCCACTAAAGGCAAGATCCAATGCGCCCAAAGATACAACCCTACACACAGATCACCTTGACAAGCCTGCACAAAAAGATTATAGCATTGGTATCGAATGCGAATTAATTATAAGCTACAAACAAACGAGAGTAGAATTGAAGAATAATGTTGCAAGGTAGGACCTGAGCTATCATCCAAACAATAACAGGAAGCTTATCTTGTCCTTGATACTTTGTGTTTTCCCTCAAGGTAGGCATTATATTGATCAAAACATCAGGTTTCCGTCGCAATACCATTGATAGAACCAAAAATATAGCTACCTGTTAGCAGTACATAAGCTTACACATCATACACTTGATAACAATCAAATTCAAACTGAAAACAAGCATGTCTAAAGTAGCATCCACTTAGAGATCCAAAAAGTATACCACCTTGAGAAGAAATGGTTCCCTTGAAGCATTTACAACAAGTTCATTCGCCAACTTTTATGGTTACAGTGCAGACTTCACATCAAGAACTATTACTAAGAGAACCTTCTATTTCCCAGCATAGTAAGTGGATAGGCCAGTTTTTGTTTGTATGCCAATATTGATTTCACCTACTTGCTATATATACAGACACCTACTTCCCACGTGCTCTGGTTGAAACTGAccttaatattgtaaaatctACTAACACAGAAACCCAGGAGTCTTGAGCAACATATcagaaaaatacaaaatacttttCCGGGAGAAAGCAAGGTAAATATGAGAGAggtttcaagaaaataaataggTATCCAAAATTTAGTATACCAGCCTGTCTCTTTATACCAAATGTATATTCTGATAGATTAAATTGCTAAACCACCATTAGCTTCAATGCCTCATAGGCCGAAAAAAATCACATTTAGGAAGGAAAAAGATCAAGCACATCAATCCCAACAAAAATATCCCGTTTTGATTTTGGTTCAAACAAGATATTATGAATGAAGGTGGCAAGAAGCACTTTTGCATGAAAAAGTTTTGAGAGATAATACCTGAGATTTTGAGGAAGTTTGTTGGACACCTTTCTTGGAGACCTTAGAACCAGATTGTTGAATTGCCAAATCAGCAAGGATACTGTCTAGCAACCATAACACAAAGGGTCCAAGAGCCTCATACGACCGTTTATTGATCCAGTCAACTGAAGTCTTGTAAACAGGTTCAGAGAGATGGGAGACAGGGacctatggtagaaaaaatcaGTTAATATAAATCATTAAAGAAATTACAAAGACAAAGATCATTATTCCAAATCACTAATGGCAtatagatttataattttataggtTAATGGTGCCTCTATCGCTCACACATGACACAACCAGCACTCTCAGAATTATATAAAATTCACATAAATTACACTCACTTGTATACCCCATATCACAAATTATGCAAAAAGAAACTATACAAGCAGTCAAGCAAAGGAAACATACACCCCTGTGATTAATCTTGCAAGATTCCATATTTATCCAGTTTtaacaaattcattaattaacaaTCTATTCCGTACCCAAAAGGTAAAAATGAAGTGCAAATTAAGATCTGTAAGACTATGAAAGCCTGCAACCAATGACAGCCCTCGTCATCCATTAGAATCAAAGTCCATAAAATGCATCCATTTCCATCAAATCCAAAACATTTCAAAACAAATACACAGCTTAAATGCCCCAAAATGCTTCCTTTGTATGAGATTCagaatatataaataagaaTACACAGAGTTTAAAGGCCCAATGGTTCAAATATCCCATCTTGCAGACTAAGTAGTAAGAAAATGAAAGCCTTTCATAGTTAAATGAGAAATGCATTTTCAGATTGATTTTTCTTACATGCAAGTGTTGATAATTGCACAAATAGACATTTTAATTAGGGCTAAAATAACAGATAGATCTCTACTCACATCTGCAATCTTTGCAACCAATGACTCCCTGAACAATTTCAACCATGGAAACTGTGAAGCAGTCACAGCTGAAAATGCACGCCCGAAATAATCAGCAAATCGCATCAAGAGTATGTCTTGTTGAGATTCGTACGATTCCTTGAATCAAAATGGAAAGATGATTAATTAGAATTagttattaaaacaaaaacgaaTTAACAGAGAATTAATCACGGAAGAAATGATCTTACAGAGACTTCATCAAGGAAAACCGATAAATCAGTCGCATCGATCTTCGCGGCGGCTTCAGCGACGGTTACCTTCGGCTTCTTCGGCTTCTTtatcttctccttcttcttcccatCCACCGCTCCATTCTGCACGCCACTCCCGCGATCAGCGCCCCAGGAATCGCTATCCTCATCCTCATCGTCCGATCGGTGTTTCGCCGCCGATCTCACCGGAGCCTCGTCGTCGAACTGCATCGCGGCTCTCTGAGCCTCAATTCTGATGCGCCGCTCCTCGGATTGCTTCTCCAGCGATTTGAACACATTGTCGACGCCGGACACGGCAGATCCATTGGCGACGATCCGAGACGAATCAGACGCCGCCGGCTTCTGCTGATTCTTCTTCTGCTTCTTGGAATACGACACCTTCTGCCACCCGTGGTCGTTGGTGGCTTCGATGTGGTGGATCAAGTCGGAGGCCATTGATTTATCTTCCATTTTGGGAGTTCCTTTGGAGAAAGACAAGAGAAGGGGTAGGTTTAGAGAGAGAGGGGAAGAAATGGAGCAAAGCTTTGACCAGTGCTTATCAAGAGAGTGGTGGGGTGAAATTATGAGTGAAATTCGGATATAGAAGGATTGTAAATGGACATTGGATAATTATCAATAATCACTCTAATGATGATTGGGCCATTCAAGATTTCTATGATattgttttccttattaaactattttctattccattttttagaaaaatatttttctgatAGGGTACCCATTTGGAAAGCAGTAAAATGTCTTATggataatattttttgaaaaaacgagtcattttccagaaagtATTTTGGTtgcattttgaaaaattatcttggtgtgtttggtttattttctaaaaaatgatcataattgtttttaattttaaatatttaaaatatacagtAGTtgtgggtggtggtggtgaggCGTGGGGGTAGTGGTGGTTGtgggtggtggtggcggtggtggcgACGATGACAGTGGCGGGTGATTGGCTGCGCCACTGTTGCAAACAGAAGGTGAAGTAATTTTCCAATCCCCTCTATTTTCCATTAACCACACCCTATTGATTTTCATTTTCCCCCTTTAGCCAAACACTAAAAACTcagaaaattgttatttttaggGTTTCCAAGAGCACCCTAGttatatctatttatttaaCAAGTTTTcttaatatcaattaattaaaaaagttatatGTTGTATTGAAAAAATTACGTGTAGATTTTTGTTCTCTCGATCAACTTGAAGGGCATGGATAATTTGATGATTGGATAGCGATAGACTCGAGAGATATGCCCAATTTGATGATCAAATTGGTATATGGTGACAAACCAACACTCAGTTAACCGACGCGATCAGTTATCCAATCGAGTAACACTTAGACCATGATGCTCAAGTTGATAAAAATGATTAGGCGACAAGTGGTGATATAACTCGCAAATcagccaaagatcttgtggtctagtggcacctgttttacactcccacatagaatggagtgggtttgagccttagtggaggtgaCTGTTGATTGTTTGTGCCGCAATAACCATACCCAAGAAGAATCAGGTTCCCGAGACGAATTTTAGACTCAACATTTTTAATGAAAGAATATTTAAGTCTGAATCATCGTAAATATAGAAGAGAATATGGTGTACTCAAAAGACCAATCCTTAACTTATGAGATAAACTCAAGTTTTTAATTTAGACTCTTTTGAAGTTTAAAATTGAGTATAAGTAGGTCATTTGGATCAAAACTAGTTAGAGGCATAATGACTACACAAGTTATATCACAAAAGGCCAAAAAGTGTAGAAGatgcatattttaaacaatGCTATTTTTCTCAAGTTATCCCATAAAAGGTTTAAATCAAACTTGACATTGTTAGTGATTAACGTAGTGTACAATATTGGTGAAAAACACTCAAA contains the following coding sequences:
- the LOC116004621 gene encoding uncharacterized protein LOC116004621, whose translation is MEDKSMASDLIHHIEATNDHGWQKVSYSKKQKKNQQKPAASDSSRIVANGSAVSGVDNVFKSLEKQSEERRIRIEAQRAAMQFDDEAPVRSAAKHRSDDEDEDSDSWGADRGSGVQNGAVDGKKKEKIKKPKKPKVTVAEAAAKIDATDLSVFLDEVSESYESQQDILLMRFADYFGRAFSAVTASQFPWLKLFRESLVAKIADVPVSHLSEPVYKTSVDWINKRSYEALGPFVLWLLDSILADLAIQQSGSKVSKKGVQQTSSKSQVAIFLVLSMVLRRKPDVLINIMPTLRENTKYQGQDKLPVIVWMIAQACQGDLCVGLYLWAHWILPLVGGKSGSNPQTRDMILQSVERILSFPKARSILVNGAVRKGERLVPPSALDLLLRVTFPASSARVKATERFEKIYPTLKEIALAGSPGSKAMKQVSLQIFSFATKSAGEGIPELSKEGTSIFIWCLTQNAECFKQWDKIYLDNIEASVAALRKLTEEWRVLSANQSSLVVARETLKGFRNKNEKALSEGVNATLQSLLKDADKYCKVLLGRLSRGHACLKSLALIVVLLGVGAAVTSPDIQSWDWDKLNHKLMVLFNAPHRS